The following proteins come from a genomic window of bacterium:
- a CDS encoding biopolymer transporter ExbD: protein MEFERRKRISQHLDIAPLIDIVFLLLIFFMLTANFIMQPGIKITLPQAKTSQPQEEVIVVFISEDGQVYVNETQVNIELLEDALRIKLQEVQKKTIVIKADKKIDLGLAVKVMDMAKGAGAEGLTISTKKTGNW from the coding sequence ATGGAATTTGAGCGAAGAAAACGAATAAGCCAACACCTGGATATTGCTCCATTAATAGATATAGTATTTTTGCTTTTGATATTTTTCATGCTTACTGCCAACTTTATCATGCAGCCTGGAATAAAGATTACCCTGCCGCAAGCTAAAACCAGTCAGCCGCAAGAAGAAGTAATTGTGGTATTCATAAGTGAGGATGGTCAGGTGTATGTTAATGAAACACAGGTGAATATTGAGCTTTTAGAAGATGCTTTGAGAATAAAATTACAAGAAGTCCAAAAGAAAACCATAGTTATCAAAGCAGATAAAAAGATAGACCTTGGGCTGGCAGTCAAGGTGATGGATATGGCTAAGGGAGCGGGGGCAGAAGGATTGACAATTTCAACTAAAAAAACTGGTAATTGGTAA
- a CDS encoding energy transducer TonB, which translates to MLFLGIPEGLLKFLSTEVEASRDFIAQIAIEEPPPPQKIETPKPTPKPKEPEPEEVIEKPEPDSLPEEEPVVEPVEVEKPQVTPQSVEQVAVAEVEQVAVAEIDFAKIAIQNYQREVRRKIEQAKRYPAFARRNEIEGVVKVRFTILSDGSVDKIEICQSSGSSLLDNAACSTIKRAASFPPIPEEVGRSQLQIQVDIVFTLLQ; encoded by the coding sequence GTGCTGTTTTTGGGGATACCAGAAGGGTTGTTAAAATTCCTTTCTACTGAGGTTGAAGCATCCAGAGACTTTATAGCACAAATAGCAATAGAAGAACCACCGCCACCACAAAAAATAGAAACACCTAAACCGACACCCAAACCAAAAGAGCCAGAACCAGAAGAGGTTATTGAAAAACCAGAACCTGATTCTTTGCCAGAAGAAGAGCCAGTGGTTGAACCTGTAGAAGTAGAAAAACCTCAAGTTACTCCTCAGTCAGTAGAACAAGTGGCTGTTGCGGAGGTTGAACAAGTGGCTGTTGCGGAGATTGACTTTGCCAAGATAGCAATTCAAAACTATCAAAGAGAGGTTAGAAGGAAAATAGAGCAAGCAAAAAGATACCCTGCTTTTGCCAGAAGGAACGAGATTGAGGGGGTAGTTAAGGTTAGATTTACGATTCTTTCGGATGGGAGTGTAGATAAGATAGAGATATGTCAGTCTTCAGGCAGCAGCCTTCTTGATAACGCAGCCTGTAGCACCATCAAGCGAGCTGCTTCTTTTCCACCTATACCAGAAGAGGTAGGTAGGAGTCAGCTTCAGATACAGGTGGATATTGTGTTTACCTTGCTTCAATAG